One region of Terriglobia bacterium genomic DNA includes:
- a CDS encoding Crp/Fnr family transcriptional regulator encodes MLEHRVPYNVSVVESCSSCAMREKGPFCRLPQGTVAALNSLRQSSLYPRGAVLFVEGEAPRGLFILCSGQAKLSVGSSTGHVVSLRIVERGESLGLSSIVANEPYAMRAETLSHCQVSFIPRLQFLQLLRAHPDLSLNVSRHLSMELHKAYDQTRLLALAPGTQVKVAQFLLAWAEQHGELVEEGMRLAVHMTHEEIGESIGAARETVSRVLGDFKRKQLIRVRGGTIVILQPQQLRGLTSYKYF; translated from the coding sequence ATGCTGGAACATCGCGTCCCCTACAATGTGAGTGTCGTCGAAAGCTGCTCCAGCTGTGCAATGCGTGAGAAGGGGCCGTTCTGCCGGCTCCCTCAGGGAACCGTGGCCGCGTTGAACTCGCTGCGACAATCTTCTCTGTATCCGCGCGGGGCAGTGCTGTTTGTCGAGGGAGAAGCGCCGCGCGGGCTGTTCATTCTCTGCTCCGGCCAGGCTAAATTGAGCGTCGGCTCTTCAACAGGACACGTAGTCAGCCTGCGCATCGTGGAGCGTGGTGAATCTCTGGGGCTCAGCAGCATCGTTGCCAATGAACCCTATGCCATGAGGGCCGAGACTCTGTCTCACTGCCAGGTGAGCTTCATTCCGAGGCTGCAGTTTCTTCAGCTTCTTCGTGCGCACCCCGACTTGTCTCTCAATGTCTCCAGGCACCTCAGCATGGAGCTTCACAAGGCTTATGATCAAACACGACTGTTGGCCCTGGCCCCGGGCACTCAGGTCAAGGTGGCGCAGTTTCTCCTGGCCTGGGCAGAGCAGCACGGCGAGCTGGTGGAGGAAGGCATGCGCCTGGCCGTCCACATGACCCACGAGGAAATCGGGGAAAGCATCGGTGCTGCGCGCGAAACAGTCAGTCGCGTCCTGGGAGACTTCAAACGCAAACAACTGATACGAGTCAGGGGCGGCACGATTGTCATCTTGCAGCCTCAGCAACTTCGCGGTTTGACTTCTTATAAATACTTCTGA